One Thiocapsa bogorovii DNA segment encodes these proteins:
- a CDS encoding FlhC family transcriptional regulator, with product MRLQHHARTQLAIALIRRGMRTSLVGRISGLRPAVLRELHHEIHGCKPLPGQLPSTGSLLGTTRRQANASLFTGLYRAFGGAAVQRCIDIEALLTGHRLYLEQMAGLTGSDTLGPPIDINHGWVIARDLTTGLVLFRNCERCAIPYLAGAFSRRAVDCPICALKVSRTVRDRKEDAPPKPLASSTSEQRIQTRA from the coding sequence ATGAGACTTCAGCATCACGCCAGGACCCAGCTGGCGATCGCCCTGATCCGACGCGGCATGCGCACCTCGCTTGTGGGCCGGATCAGCGGTCTGCGCCCGGCTGTGTTGCGCGAACTGCACCATGAGATCCACGGGTGCAAGCCTTTGCCCGGTCAATTGCCAAGCACCGGCAGTCTGCTCGGCACGACGCGTCGGCAGGCCAACGCATCGTTGTTTACAGGCCTGTATCGCGCCTTCGGCGGGGCGGCGGTTCAGCGATGCATCGACATCGAGGCGCTGCTGACGGGGCACCGTCTCTATCTGGAGCAGATGGCGGGGTTGACGGGATCCGACACGCTCGGCCCACCCATCGACATCAATCATGGCTGGGTGATTGCCCGCGACCTCACCACGGGGCTCGTGCTCTTCCGCAACTGTGAGCGCTGCGCGATCCCCTACTTGGCAGGGGCGTTCTCGCGCCGGGCCGTGGATTGCCCGATCTGTGCGTTGAAGGTGTCTCGGACAGTGCGTGATCGCAAGGAGGACGCACCGCCGAAGCCCCTCGCCTCCTCGACGTCCGAGCAACGTATCCAAACCCGAGCGTAA
- a CDS encoding DUF5335 family protein yields MNTRERISQELWSDYLDWVTAKYRGRHVSLDVVGQSSECPETTGELAPVFVNLSDAPFLSVEYEPLNKGDAIVISAGENEVSYEHAVEAPVELTANLAPDGRLDSLEILDRNGARTKLNFF; encoded by the coding sequence TTGAACACGCGCGAACGCATCAGCCAAGAGCTGTGGTCAGACTATCTCGATTGGGTCACGGCAAAATACCGTGGCAGACATGTGTCCTTGGACGTCGTCGGCCAGTCATCGGAATGTCCCGAGACAACCGGAGAGCTGGCGCCGGTGTTCGTCAACTTGAGCGATGCGCCCTTCCTGTCGGTGGAATATGAACCGCTAAACAAGGGCGACGCGATAGTCATCTCGGCGGGAGAGAATGAAGTGTCTTACGAGCACGCCGTCGAGGCGCCCGTGGAGCTGACGGCGAACTTGGCCCCGGACGGACGTCTGGACTCGCTGGAGATCCTGGATCGGAACGGCGCGCGCACGAAGCTGAACTTTTTCTGA
- a CDS encoding helix-turn-helix domain-containing protein — protein MTMVNGIQDSDSKQEVFWDSAEFATRLARAKGVLSTNAFAQKCGISESIFRKYLAGASVPGADKLVDIARVAGVSLLWLATGQGRAEDGTDAMVRGPVDVDLLETLLESVEGGLEEIGATLTPGKKAKLVAALYSLYRSSEDVRKAPVLELVRLAS, from the coding sequence ATGACCATGGTGAATGGCATTCAAGATTCTGATTCAAAACAAGAAGTTTTCTGGGATAGCGCCGAATTCGCCACGCGCCTGGCGCGGGCGAAGGGCGTGCTGTCCACGAATGCGTTCGCGCAGAAGTGCGGGATTTCCGAGAGTATCTTCCGCAAGTACCTCGCGGGCGCGAGCGTTCCCGGGGCGGACAAACTGGTCGATATCGCCCGCGTGGCCGGTGTGTCCCTGCTCTGGCTGGCGACCGGGCAGGGGCGCGCCGAGGACGGCACGGACGCGATGGTCCGGGGTCCGGTCGACGTGGATCTGTTGGAAACCCTGCTCGAGTCGGTCGAAGGCGGACTCGAGGAGATCGGCGCGACCTTGACGCCGGGGAAGAAGGCCAAGCTGGTCGCGGCGCTTTACAGCCTCTATCGCAGCAGCGAAGACGTCCGCAAGGCGCCGGTGTTGGAGCTCGTCAGGCTGGCGAGCTGA
- a CDS encoding NADPH-dependent FMN reductase: protein MNHFRIAVIVGSLRRDSFNRKLAEAIATLAPPAFSFSQVPIGDLPLYNQDDDACPAASVRRLKADIAATQGLLFVTPEYNRSIPGVLKNAIDHASRPYGQNAWAGKPAGVLGVSVGAIGTALAQQHLRNILAYLDVPTLGQPEAFIQAKEGLFDEAGNIGANSQGFLQGWMDRYVAWVARHAA, encoded by the coding sequence ATGAATCACTTCCGGATTGCCGTCATTGTCGGCAGCCTTCGCCGCGATTCCTTCAATCGCAAGCTGGCCGAGGCCATAGCGACACTGGCGCCCCCGGCGTTCTCGTTCAGCCAGGTGCCGATCGGCGACCTGCCGCTCTACAACCAGGACGACGACGCGTGCCCGGCCGCGTCCGTCAGGCGACTGAAGGCCGACATCGCGGCGACTCAGGGCCTGTTGTTCGTCACGCCCGAATACAACCGTTCGATCCCAGGCGTGCTCAAGAACGCGATCGATCATGCCTCGCGCCCCTATGGTCAGAACGCCTGGGCAGGTAAGCCCGCCGGGGTGCTGGGCGTTTCGGTCGGCGCCATCGGCACGGCCCTGGCGCAACAGCACCTGCGCAACATTCTCGCGTACCTGGACGTCCCGACCCTGGGCCAACCGGAAGCCTTCATCCAGGCCAAGGAAGGGTTGTTTGATGAGGCCGGCAACATTGGCGCGAACAGCCAGGGTTTCCTGCAGGGCTGGATGGACCGTTATGTCGCCTGGGTCGCCAGGCACGCGGCCTGA
- a CDS encoding oleate hydratase: MLAYQPHVPNQPTDVHLFWGCGLFPDRVGDFVPKAMADCNGAEILQELCVHLRFDPETVASAKCIPCRMPYLTSMFMPRQRGDRPLPVPPTSKNFAFISQFVEIPDEVVFTVEYSVRAAKMAVYVLLGIDGKIPARDAIRGLFSCAIRGPDQVV; encoded by the coding sequence GTGCTGGCCTATCAACCCCACGTCCCGAATCAGCCGACCGACGTGCACCTGTTCTGGGGTTGCGGGCTGTTTCCGGACCGCGTTGGCGATTTTGTCCCCAAGGCCATGGCCGACTGCAACGGCGCGGAGATTCTGCAGGAGCTCTGCGTCCACCTGCGCTTCGATCCGGAGACGGTGGCATCCGCCAAGTGTATTCCCTGCCGAATGCCTTATCTCACCAGTATGTTCATGCCCCGCCAACGCGGCGATCGACCACTGCCGGTGCCGCCCACTTCGAAGAATTTCGCGTTCATCAGCCAATTCGTCGAGATTCCCGATGAGGTGGTCTTTACCGTCGAGTATTCGGTGCGTGCCGCAAAGATGGCCGTCTATGTGTTGCTGGGTATCGACGGCAAGATCCCCGCCCGTGACGCCATACGCGGCCTCTTTTCATGCGCAATTCGAGGCCCTGATCAAGTCGTTTAA
- the aprA gene encoding adenylyl-sulfate reductase subunit alpha produces MGYKTVVEDGIDILVCGAGLGGTGAAFEARYWGKDKKIVIAEKANIDRSGAVAQGLYAINCYMGTRFGENNPEDHVRYARIDLMGMVREDLLFDMARHVDSTVHQFEEWGLPLMRNPKTGAYQREGRWQIMIHGESYKPIVAEAAKKSADMVFNRVCVTHLLMDESKENRVAGAVGFNVRTGNYHVFKSKTVVVAAGGASNIFKPRSVGEGAGRVWYAPWSSGSAYGLMIGAGAKMTQMENRIVLARFKDGYGPVGAYFLHLKTYTQNGMGEEYESKWFPALEKMVGKRYLDVEASHLSHRPIPTCLRNHAFINEVNAGRGPIHMVTMEAFQDPHLEEIGWHNFLGMTVGQAVLWAATDVDPKYENPELTTSEPYVMGSHATGCGAWCSGPEDLSPPEYFWGYNRMTTVEGLFGAGDAVGGTPHAFSSGSFTEGRLAAKAACKYIDDGKAEGIRVSDEQINRRKEEVYKPMEHYKLYRNEITAGSVNPNYINPRQGLDRLQKLMDEYCGGVTVSYMTNEKLLHIGLKKLKLLEEDLEKIAAENIHELLRAWELKHRHLTSEAVMHHTLFRKETRWPGYYYRGDAMKVDDENWHVLTVSRRDPKTGEYSMEKAPCYHLIEDKQETAEAA; encoded by the coding sequence ATGGGTTACAAGACAGTCGTTGAGGACGGCATCGACATCCTGGTGTGCGGTGCAGGGCTGGGCGGAACCGGTGCTGCCTTCGAGGCACGCTACTGGGGCAAAGACAAGAAGATCGTGATTGCCGAAAAGGCGAACATCGATCGATCCGGGGCGGTGGCCCAGGGGCTTTACGCCATCAACTGCTACATGGGCACCCGCTTCGGCGAGAATAACCCCGAAGACCACGTTCGTTACGCGCGCATCGACCTGATGGGCATGGTTCGGGAAGACCTCCTGTTCGATATGGCGCGCCACGTGGACTCGACGGTGCACCAGTTCGAAGAATGGGGCCTGCCGTTGATGCGCAACCCGAAGACGGGCGCCTATCAGCGCGAGGGGCGCTGGCAGATCATGATCCACGGCGAGTCGTACAAGCCGATCGTCGCCGAGGCTGCCAAGAAGTCCGCCGACATGGTCTTCAACCGCGTTTGCGTCACCCATCTGTTGATGGATGAGTCCAAGGAGAACCGCGTTGCCGGGGCCGTCGGGTTCAATGTGCGCACCGGCAACTACCACGTCTTCAAGTCCAAGACGGTCGTCGTCGCTGCCGGCGGTGCGTCCAACATCTTCAAGCCTCGCTCCGTCGGCGAAGGTGCCGGCCGCGTGTGGTACGCACCCTGGTCGTCGGGCTCCGCGTATGGCCTGATGATCGGTGCCGGCGCGAAAATGACCCAGATGGAGAACAGAATCGTTCTCGCCCGTTTCAAGGACGGATACGGTCCGGTCGGTGCGTACTTCCTGCACCTCAAGACCTACACGCAGAACGGCATGGGCGAAGAGTACGAATCCAAGTGGTTCCCTGCCCTGGAGAAAATGGTCGGTAAGCGCTATTTGGACGTCGAAGCGTCGCACCTGTCGCATCGCCCGATTCCGACCTGCCTGCGGAATCACGCGTTCATCAACGAGGTCAACGCCGGACGCGGTCCGATCCATATGGTGACGATGGAAGCGTTCCAGGATCCGCATCTCGAAGAGATCGGCTGGCATAACTTCTTGGGTATGACGGTCGGCCAAGCGGTATTGTGGGCGGCGACGGATGTCGATCCGAAATATGAGAATCCGGAGCTGACGACCTCCGAGCCCTACGTCATGGGTTCTCATGCCACCGGGTGTGGAGCCTGGTGCTCAGGTCCGGAAGACCTATCCCCGCCGGAGTACTTCTGGGGTTACAACCGAATGACCACCGTGGAAGGTCTGTTCGGTGCGGGTGACGCTGTCGGTGGAACGCCGCACGCTTTCTCTTCCGGTTCCTTCACGGAAGGCCGGCTCGCGGCCAAGGCGGCCTGCAAGTACATCGATGACGGCAAGGCCGAAGGCATCCGCGTCTCCGATGAGCAGATCAATCGTCGCAAGGAAGAGGTCTATAAGCCGATGGAGCACTATAAGCTCTATCGAAACGAGATCACCGCCGGATCGGTCAACCCGAACTATATCAACCCGCGTCAGGGGTTGGATCGCCTCCAGAAGCTGATGGATGAGTATTGCGGCGGGGTGACGGTCAGCTACATGACCAACGAGAAGCTGCTGCATATCGGACTCAAGAAGCTCAAGCTTCTGGAAGAGGACCTTGAAAAGATTGCGGCGGAGAATATCCACGAGCTGCTGCGCGCCTGGGAGCTGAAGCATCGCCACCTCACTTCCGAGGCTGTCATGCATCACACGCTGTTCCGCAAAGAAACCCGCTGGCCGGGTTACTACTATCGCGGTGACGCGATGAAGGTGGATGACGAGAACTGGCATGTGCTCACGGTCTCACGCCGGGATCCGAAAACCGGCGAGTACAGCATGGAGAAAGCGCCGTGCTACCACCTGATTGAGGACAAGCAAGAGACTGCTGAGGCTGCATAA
- a CDS encoding DnaT-like ssDNA-binding domain-containing protein: MSEPSLLQSDDASAPVGPGIRARGRTPIPPDWQPSQRVFDWAAKHDMTRTWAAAQVDEFVVYWTDTGTRRDSWDATFINRLRTLQASDATRQDHEPEPRLADKDYSVGATPLDQIPWLIPDPLG; this comes from the coding sequence GTGAGTGAGCCGTCATTGCTCCAGAGCGACGATGCTTCCGCACCGGTAGGCCCAGGCATCCGCGCGAGAGGGCGCACACCCATCCCGCCCGACTGGCAGCCCAGTCAACGGGTCTTCGACTGGGCCGCCAAGCACGACATGACCCGCACCTGGGCCGCGGCTCAGGTCGACGAGTTCGTCGTCTACTGGACCGACACCGGCACACGACGCGACAGCTGGGACGCGACCTTCATCAACCGACTGCGGACCCTGCAGGCAAGCGACGCGACGAGGCAAGACCATGAGCCGGAGCCCAGATTGGCCGACAAGGACTACAGCGTCGGGGCCACCCCCCTCGATCAGATCCCTTGGCTCATCCCCGATCCTCTCGGCTGA
- a CDS encoding damage-control phosphatase ARMT1 family protein has protein sequence MKTYLDCYPCFLRQALSAARRAHASVELQRHILLETMDQLRALPADAAPPVMAERIHRMVRRLTDTPDPYGQSKRDATVQAMTLLPALRERVRTAPDPLETAVRIAIAGNIIDDGAAEEYELQSTLARVLEQPFAIDGMARLRQALSEVDTILYLADNAGETVLERVLIETIALPVTYVVKGGAVINDAIREDALAAGLDAVSTIIDNGSDAPGTLLEHCSPAFREQFAQAPLIIAKGQANYETLSETRAPVFFLLQAKCPVIADDLGVPIGSVVLKAPVGMS, from the coding sequence GTGAAGACATACCTCGACTGCTATCCTTGTTTCCTGCGCCAGGCATTGAGCGCGGCTCGCCGCGCCCACGCCTCGGTGGAACTGCAGCGACACATCCTGCTGGAAACCATGGACCAGCTCCGCGCCCTGCCGGCGGACGCAGCGCCACCCGTGATGGCGGAGCGTATCCACCGGATGGTCCGGCGCCTGACCGACACGCCCGACCCTTATGGTCAAAGCAAGCGGGACGCCACGGTGCAAGCAATGACACTGCTCCCCGCATTGCGCGAGCGTGTGCGCACCGCCCCGGACCCGCTGGAGACCGCCGTGCGCATCGCCATCGCCGGCAACATCATCGATGATGGCGCGGCGGAAGAATACGAACTGCAATCGACGTTGGCGCGGGTGCTCGAACAGCCCTTTGCCATCGACGGCATGGCGCGGTTGCGCCAGGCGCTGAGCGAGGTCGACACCATCCTCTACCTGGCCGACAACGCCGGTGAAACGGTCTTAGAGCGCGTCCTGATCGAGACCATCGCCCTGCCAGTGACCTACGTGGTCAAGGGGGGAGCGGTCATCAACGATGCGATCCGGGAGGACGCTCTGGCCGCGGGTCTGGATGCGGTCAGTACCATCATTGACAACGGTTCTGATGCCCCTGGCACCCTGCTGGAACACTGCTCCCCCGCGTTTCGCGAGCAGTTTGCGCAAGCGCCGCTGATCATTGCCAAAGGCCAGGCAAACTACGAGACACTGAGTGAGACCCGGGCGCCGGTATTCTTTCTCCTCCAGGCCAAGTGTCCGGTCATTGCCGACGATCTGGGTGTTCCGATCGGCAGCGTGGTGCTGAAGGCGCCGGTGGGGATGAGCTAA
- a CDS encoding FKBP-type peptidyl-prolyl cis-trans isomerase produces MTENNTNTITDGKYVELTYLVRDSTTGDVLTEVSRPLNYVHGVNEIMAPTITRELAGKTQGQRVDLLVDCTELYGPRDESLVVTEKVALVPREYRQVGTRILMENNLGEMKSFLVTKIEGDKITFDGNNPLCGREVIYQVKVLLVRDATADEKEYGGRVETDPATSPSG; encoded by the coding sequence ATGACCGAAAACAACACAAACACCATTACCGACGGCAAGTATGTTGAGCTGACCTACCTCGTGCGAGACAGCACGACCGGTGACGTTCTGACCGAAGTTTCCCGCCCGCTCAACTACGTTCACGGGGTGAATGAGATCATGGCTCCGACGATCACTCGCGAGCTTGCAGGGAAGACGCAAGGTCAGCGGGTCGACCTGCTTGTCGACTGCACTGAGTTGTACGGTCCGAGAGACGAGTCACTCGTGGTCACCGAAAAGGTGGCGCTTGTGCCGCGGGAGTATCGCCAGGTCGGCACGCGGATCCTGATGGAGAACAATCTCGGTGAAATGAAAAGTTTTCTGGTGACCAAGATTGAAGGAGACAAGATCACTTTTGATGGCAACAACCCGCTCTGTGGCAGGGAGGTGATCTACCAGGTGAAGGTGCTTTTGGTTCGGGATGCAACTGCCGACGAAAAAGAGTACGGCGGTCGAGTGGAAACTGACCCCGCGACGTCACCGAGCGGCTAA
- a CDS encoding helix-turn-helix domain-containing protein, translating to MNNTIGGNLRHLRRRSGRTQAEVAKRAGASQAWICRIETGDANPTLASLRRIARALDVEVVDLLQRPPEQGRPT from the coding sequence ATGAACAACACCATCGGAGGAAACCTCCGTCACCTGCGCAGGCGATCCGGTCGTACTCAAGCCGAGGTGGCCAAGCGCGCCGGGGCCTCGCAAGCCTGGATCTGCCGCATCGAGACCGGCGACGCCAACCCGACCCTCGCCAGCTTGCGCCGCATCGCCCGCGCTCTGGATGTCGAGGTGGTGGATTTGCTGCAACGCCCCCCCGAGCAGGGGCGCCCGACATGA
- a CDS encoding histidine phosphatase family protein — protein sequence MKVCLVRHGETAWSLTGQHTGLTDLALTPHGEDEARALAPRLRLMDFTHVLVSPRRRARQTCELAGFGDASEIEPDLSEWDYGDYEGRRSADIRNDVPGWNIWRDGCPGGELPADVSARADRVIARLSKMHGTLAVFSHGQFGAALAARWIGLALVEGQHFTLHPASVSLLGFDAHHPDRRTIELWNERCSDAIRLREQ from the coding sequence ATGAAGGTCTGCCTTGTCCGCCATGGTGAAACCGCCTGGTCGCTCACCGGCCAGCACACCGGGTTGACCGACCTCGCCTTGACGCCGCACGGCGAGGATGAGGCGCGTGCGCTCGCGCCACGCTTGCGCCTCATGGACTTTACCCATGTCCTGGTCAGCCCCCGCCGGCGTGCGCGCCAGACCTGTGAACTGGCCGGTTTCGGTGATGCGAGCGAGATCGAGCCGGATCTGTCGGAATGGGATTACGGCGACTACGAGGGCCGGCGCTCCGCGGACATCCGCAACGATGTCCCAGGCTGGAACATCTGGCGCGACGGTTGCCCGGGCGGCGAATTGCCGGCCGATGTCAGCGCCCGAGCCGACCGGGTCATCGCGCGGCTGAGCAAGATGCACGGCACGCTCGCGGTCTTCTCGCATGGTCAGTTCGGCGCAGCCCTCGCGGCGCGCTGGATCGGGCTTGCGCTGGTTGAAGGCCAGCATTTCACCCTACACCCGGCGTCGGTCAGCCTGCTTGGCTTCGACGCACACCACCCGGATCGGCGAACGATCGAGCTGTGGAACGAGAGATGCTCGGACGCGATTCGATTGCGCGAGCAGTGA
- a CDS encoding VIT1/CCC1 transporter family protein has product MRGLRRHTEHHRTDRIGWLRAAVLGANDGIVSTASLVLGVAAAGASHGNLLLTGVAGLVAGAMSMAAGEYVSVHSQADTEKADLARERTELEQNPPAERRELAAIYVARGLEPDLAGQVATQLMAHDALGAHARDELGISATLSARPIQAALASAASFAVGAALPLAVTALAPEQALITWVSGASLASLAFLGAIAARVGGANMLIGAWRVTFWGALAMAITAGVGAVFGGAV; this is encoded by the coding sequence ATGAGAGGGTTGCGACGCCACACCGAACACCACCGCACCGACCGTATCGGCTGGCTGCGCGCCGCTGTGCTCGGCGCGAACGACGGCATCGTCTCGACCGCCAGTCTTGTGCTCGGCGTCGCGGCGGCCGGTGCCAGTCACGGCAATCTTCTGCTGACCGGGGTCGCGGGCCTGGTGGCCGGCGCCATGTCGATGGCCGCCGGCGAGTATGTTTCGGTCCACTCGCAGGCCGATACCGAGAAGGCCGACCTGGCGCGCGAGCGCACCGAGCTCGAACAGAATCCGCCTGCGGAGCGCCGCGAGCTCGCTGCCATCTATGTCGCCCGCGGGCTTGAGCCGGACCTTGCAGGACAAGTGGCGACGCAACTGATGGCCCACGACGCCCTCGGTGCCCATGCACGCGACGAGCTCGGCATCTCCGCAACCCTCAGCGCACGGCCGATTCAGGCCGCCTTGGCGTCGGCCGCCAGCTTCGCGGTCGGTGCGGCGCTGCCGCTGGCCGTCACGGCCTTGGCCCCTGAGCAGGCCCTGATTACTTGGGTGTCGGGTGCCTCTCTCGCCTCGCTGGCCTTCTTGGGCGCCATCGCCGCGCGAGTTGGCGGTGCCAACATGTTGATCGGCGCCTGGCGGGTTACCTTCTGGGGTGCGCTGGCGATGGCCATCACGGCCGGGGTGGGTGCCGTGTTCGGTGGCGCTGTTTGA
- a CDS encoding ATP-binding protein, with translation MSRSPDWPTRTTASGPPPSIRSLGSSPILSAEDLAAVGRAEVNRLAAERLRAAQAHLERAVGSCGIPRRFLDRTFDGYVAHTRAQREALAVCRGYAQRFEALRQRGSSLLLVGGPGTGKTHLACAILTEVIRTGRTGLLMSISGALRMLRDAYSPVAKRSEIESFALLTTPDLLVLDEVGVAIGTDAKRRAMLFDVLNARYGEMRPTILIGNLTAAEMETYLGERIMDRLLEIGSPIVSFTWPSYRRGGGVV, from the coding sequence ATGAGCCGGAGCCCAGATTGGCCGACAAGGACTACAGCGTCGGGGCCACCCCCCTCGATCAGATCCCTTGGCTCATCCCCGATCCTCTCGGCTGAGGATCTGGCCGCTGTCGGTCGAGCCGAGGTCAACCGACTCGCCGCCGAACGGCTCCGAGCGGCCCAGGCACACCTCGAGCGGGCCGTCGGGAGCTGCGGGATTCCGCGCCGCTTCCTGGACCGGACCTTCGACGGCTACGTGGCGCACACGCGGGCACAGCGAGAGGCCCTGGCGGTGTGTCGCGGCTACGCGCAACGCTTCGAGGCGCTCAGACAGCGGGGCAGCTCGCTGCTGCTGGTCGGCGGTCCCGGGACCGGCAAGACCCATCTCGCCTGCGCGATCCTCACCGAGGTGATCCGCACCGGCCGCACGGGGCTCCTGATGTCCATCTCCGGGGCGCTGCGGATGCTGCGCGACGCCTACTCGCCGGTCGCCAAGCGCTCGGAGATCGAGAGCTTCGCACTGCTCACGACCCCGGACCTGCTCGTGCTCGACGAAGTCGGTGTGGCGATCGGCACCGACGCCAAGCGCCGTGCCATGCTTTTCGACGTGCTCAATGCCCGCTACGGGGAGATGCGCCCCACCATCCTGATCGGCAACCTGACCGCCGCCGAGATGGAGACCTATCTCGGCGAGCGCATCATGGACCGGTTGCTGGAGATCGGTTCCCCCATCGTGTCATTCACCTGGCCGAGTTACCGACGAGGCGGGGGCGTCGTTTGA
- a CDS encoding Hsp20/alpha crystallin family protein, which translates to MEREKLGSLGECTYGRFLRTFLLPSNADAEKVDASFNHGVLKLSIAKTAESKAKKIEVKAE; encoded by the coding sequence GTGGAACGAGAGAAGCTCGGATCACTGGGCGAATGCACCTACGGCAGATTCCTGCGCACCTTCCTGTTGCCGTCGAACGCCGATGCGGAGAAGGTCGACGCATCCTTCAATCACGGGGTGCTGAAGCTCAGCATCGCCAAGACCGCCGAGAGCAAGGCGAAGAAGATCGAGGTCAAGGCCGAGTGA
- a CDS encoding flagellar transcriptional regulator FlhD codes for MTDIPSAAGVGPDRPNPAPHLDCEVDTLNLMWLLGAREMARSDAEKAVLVYGLDREVLDILRHASLAMLRELAASGVLLFRPRFRLRWLQERLRTTGPSALGLGLQAILLAAEEVAQP; via the coding sequence ATGACGGACATACCCTCGGCCGCCGGCGTGGGACCGGACCGGCCCAACCCTGCGCCCCACCTCGATTGCGAGGTCGATACCCTGAATCTGATGTGGCTGCTCGGCGCACGCGAGATGGCGCGTTCGGACGCCGAAAAGGCTGTCTTGGTCTATGGTCTCGACCGTGAAGTGCTGGACATCCTGCGTCATGCCTCGCTCGCGATGCTGCGCGAACTGGCCGCTTCGGGCGTGCTCTTGTTTCGACCGCGTTTTCGTTTGCGCTGGCTGCAGGAACGTCTTCGGACGACCGGCCCATCCGCACTCGGGTTGGGGCTGCAGGCCATTCTGCTCGCCGCCGAGGAGGTCGCGCAGCCATGA
- a CDS encoding FKBP-type peptidyl-prolyl cis-trans isomerase: MTDTIEHNKYVELKYRVVDAKTGHVLTAVDFPLGYVHGVNDVLSPQVMAELEGRAVGDTLSVELDCNTLFGPRDESLVVTDYIENVPEEYREVGTTILMENEQGETKTFLVTRVDDRTLTIDGNNPLCGRQVVFELEVLNVRDATDAEIAAGGKVERPPVLTGVKTVPL; encoded by the coding sequence ATGACAGACACCATCGAGCATAACAAGTACGTCGAGCTCAAGTACCGCGTTGTCGATGCCAAGACCGGACATGTGTTGACGGCTGTCGATTTTCCGCTGGGCTACGTCCACGGCGTCAACGACGTCCTGTCGCCTCAAGTGATGGCCGAACTTGAGGGCAGAGCAGTCGGAGATACGCTGTCGGTTGAGCTGGACTGCAACACGTTGTTTGGTCCCCGGGATGAGTCTCTCGTGGTCACTGATTACATCGAGAACGTTCCGGAAGAGTACCGCGAGGTCGGTACCACGATCCTGATGGAGAACGAGCAGGGGGAGACGAAGACCTTCCTGGTCACCAGGGTCGACGACAGAACGTTGACCATCGACGGGAACAACCCCTTGTGTGGACGACAGGTCGTGTTTGAGCTTGAGGTATTGAACGTTCGAGATGCGACGGATGCAGAGATCGCAGCCGGTGGTAAGGTCGAGAGGCCGCCTGTGCTTACGGGTGTAAAGACCGTACCCCTCTAG
- a CDS encoding DnaJ C-terminal domain-containing protein — protein MIYQDSCEQSRVDKEIAEAYEALKDVEKRAAYDDVGNRFKHGQDFNPPPEWTSGFEFSGGAEGDSHDFNHSDFFESLFGHRTAGARGSHGRGQRAGEDHHAKVQIDLQDAYRGGRRSISLRVPRIDASRRPIIEERHLEVNIPKSIRDGQHLRLAGQGGPGQGDAPAGDLYLEIAFAPHPDFRVNGRDVYLDLPVAPWEAALGAGVTVKTPDGSVQLTVPPGSSPGRKLRLKGRGLPSVPPGDLYAVLSIRLPPADTPTAQDAYRRMAEAFGNFQPRSALEA, from the coding sequence TTGATTTACCAGGATTCCTGCGAGCAATCGCGCGTCGATAAGGAGATAGCCGAGGCGTACGAAGCCCTGAAAGACGTCGAGAAGCGGGCGGCCTACGACGATGTCGGGAATCGCTTCAAGCACGGCCAGGACTTCAATCCGCCGCCGGAATGGACTAGCGGCTTCGAGTTCAGTGGCGGCGCCGAAGGCGACAGCCACGACTTCAATCACAGCGACTTCTTCGAATCGCTCTTCGGGCACCGCACTGCCGGCGCGCGTGGCTCGCATGGGCGGGGCCAGCGGGCAGGTGAGGACCATCACGCCAAGGTGCAGATCGACCTTCAAGACGCCTATCGCGGAGGCCGCCGCAGCATCTCGCTGCGCGTCCCGCGGATCGATGCGAGCAGACGCCCGATCATCGAGGAGCGACACTTGGAGGTGAACATCCCCAAGAGCATCCGCGATGGACAACACTTGCGACTCGCCGGCCAGGGCGGTCCGGGACAGGGTGACGCGCCGGCGGGTGACCTCTACCTTGAGATCGCGTTCGCGCCGCACCCGGATTTCCGTGTGAATGGCCGCGATGTCTACCTCGATCTGCCGGTCGCGCCTTGGGAAGCGGCCCTCGGCGCCGGCGTCACCGTCAAGACCCCTGATGGCAGCGTTCAACTGACGGTTCCGCCCGGCTCGTCGCCGGGCCGCAAGCTGCGACTCAAAGGCCGGGGGCTTCCCAGTGTTCCCCCCGGCGATCTCTATGCGGTCCTGTCGATCCGCTTGCCGCCGGCCGACACGCCGACGGCGCAGGATGCCTACCGCCGGATGGCCGAGGCGTTCGGTAACTTCCAACCGCGATCCGCCTTGGAGGCTTGA